Proteins found in one Chrysiogenia bacterium genomic segment:
- a CDS encoding NUDIX hydrolase — MAHPIKPAATLVLLRPASSGGEGTEVLLMRRHGKSGFMGGVHVFPGGKVDEHDFDAGYAEVLADFDWEEARSRFRGSAEEVRAHYVAALRETFEEAGCLLASPRCAPGEVIHLENDAARKERLAGYRDHLNDREHPETLLSIAGKEELLLRPDLLAYFDHWITPEIESKRYDTRFFVAAAPEGQEPTHDEHELTEWDWFRPADAIAAFTQGKIKLAPPTWVTLQRLAAYASVSSTIAGLGKRTVVTNLPRPKPKATTLTILLPGHPEYGEQVGEPVEVTQDTPLGFTMEGGTWKAIESV; from the coding sequence ATGGCCCATCCCATCAAGCCCGCAGCCACTCTGGTACTGCTTCGTCCCGCTTCTTCGGGGGGCGAGGGGACCGAGGTTCTCCTCATGCGCCGCCACGGCAAGAGCGGGTTCATGGGCGGGGTTCACGTCTTTCCCGGCGGCAAGGTGGACGAGCACGACTTCGACGCGGGTTATGCTGAAGTTCTCGCAGACTTCGACTGGGAAGAAGCGCGCTCGCGCTTTCGCGGGAGCGCTGAAGAAGTGCGCGCCCACTACGTGGCGGCGCTGCGCGAGACCTTCGAGGAAGCCGGCTGCCTGCTGGCCTCGCCAAGGTGCGCACCCGGCGAGGTGATTCACCTGGAAAACGACGCCGCCCGCAAGGAGCGGCTGGCCGGGTACCGCGACCACCTCAACGACCGTGAACATCCCGAGACGCTGCTGAGCATTGCGGGCAAGGAAGAGCTGCTGCTGCGGCCGGACCTGCTCGCCTATTTCGACCACTGGATCACGCCCGAAATCGAGAGCAAGCGCTACGACACGCGCTTCTTCGTCGCCGCCGCGCCCGAGGGGCAGGAGCCCACCCACGACGAGCACGAGCTGACCGAGTGGGACTGGTTCCGCCCGGCCGATGCCATCGCCGCCTTCACCCAGGGCAAGATCAAACTCGCGCCGCCCACCTGGGTAACGCTCCAGCGCCTTGCCGCCTATGCCAGCGTCAGCTCCACCATCGCGGGCCTTGGAAAACGCACGGTCGTCACCAACCTGCCGCGCCCCAAACCAAAGGCCACCACCCTGACCATCCTGCTGCCCGGCCACCCCGAATACGGCGAGCAGGTGGGAGAACCCGTCGAGGTCACCCAGGACACCCCGCTCGGTTTCACCATGGAAGGCGGGACGTGGAAGGCGATTGAGTCGGTCTAG